Genomic DNA from Gorilla gorilla gorilla isolate KB3781 chromosome 13, NHGRI_mGorGor1-v2.1_pri, whole genome shotgun sequence:
TCTCAGGCAGAAAGTTTCATGTGACCTGCTTTTCCACATGGATCTCTCTGGTGGGGAGTGGGTCAATGGTCAATGTCCtgtgaataggaaaaaaaaaccaccttgCGGATATGGCATTTCAGTGAAAACCTGTTAGGAAGAGGGTGGGGTTAAGAGGGAGGAAGTGAGCAGGCAGAGAGCCAGAGGCCTTGGGactgggggtggggcggggatTCCGCTGCCTGGTTAGCAATTCTGAGCCAAGACCAGAGTTGGTAAGGGGGAATCAGGATGTCTTAGGTATATTGGCCTCAATAACTTAAGGTTGAAAGTACCATCAAGCCCTGTTTGAGTGTGGAATGGCAGAACCCCTTACAGGCAGGGAAAAAACAGTTAGTGGGATCATGCTCCAAGCCCATTTTAACAGATTCTGTGTTGGGCTCTTCTGAATCTGGCCACAGCTGTTGGCTCATTTTGTTGGGGCTTGACCTATGAGTGGATCAGTTATCTCCTCTCTATTTCAAGGCCACAGAACATAGCCATCACCTCCGACCAATCTATACAGCAGTCTTGGGGAATATGTGGATAGAAGCTTTGGGGAAAACAAGCTTTGTAAACCAGGAGGAAAGACAAGTCGAAGTCCATTACTTTTGGGAATATATGGCCATGTAGAGAAAGCATTTGCTAGGAGTCAACAAACTGGATTTCAATCTAACAGCATGCTCCAGCTAGCTATGGGATCTTGTTAGGCAAGTAATTGTATCTCTTGGAGACCCAGGAAGAATGATACCCACTATAAATCTATTAGACCTATTATAAATCTATAAACCTCAGCAGATTTTCGTGAGGATCAACAAGCTAGTGGAGAAGAGGGCATTGAAGACTTCAGAGCTGTGCCATCCAGTGTGGTAGCTGTGAGCGCCTATTTAagtttaaattcattaaaattaaataaaatgtagaattcTGTTCCTCAATcacattagccacatttcaaatgctcaatagccacatgtggctagtgtgTACCATATTGGACACCATAGATATAACACATTTGCATTATCATGGaaacagaaagttctattggacagttcTGCCTCAAAGTGCTGTCTAAAGTGTGAGATGAAGGGTATAAAGGACGGCACATTGGAAGGTGACAAATACTGTCATAGTTAGGAATGTTTGGCAAGAAACAGAACCAACTCAAGTTAGCTGAAATACAATAAGGCTTTGACTAATTCAGGAAACGTGAATGGATCCCAAAAGGCATGAAGCATAGCTAGGCTTCAAAAGGAATTGGAACCAGTTTCTAGAAGATTATCAGGATTAGTTCTTCtcactgtctctctttttctcttgtcttCCTCTCTCTGTGGCCACTTAGGCTcttgtctctgtttctctgtgtatCGGCAGCCACCTTCTCcaccttctcctttttctcctcttcctccatgGCTCTGCAGACCAGCTTTCTCAACTGCACTACACACGGTCCGAGCAAGATTCAACCAGACCCAGTTTTCATCACTTCTCACCCAATGCCACATCACTAATGCCCAACCAAGGCTGAGTCCTGATTCCAAATTCCCAGGAGAGACATTCTTATTAGCCAGCTTGGTGTGATAGCCACCCCTCTTCCATCATCTGTATCTAGAAGGATGGGGGAAGTGTCCCCATGCCTACTTAATAGGAGTTGTTGGGGGGTGGGGCTCTAAAAGCTAGCACATGTGGGATAGGATCAGGCCATTGATCAACATGTTCATCCTTAACACCTTGGAAAGGTCCACTAAGCCTATGATCACACAAAGAAGAGCCAGTAGAGATTTGACAAAGGCCATGAACAAAACAAGTGTGAtgccttttcttctttagttatTTGCATGGTTTGCATCAACAGTACAGAGTCACAGGGCAGTGGCTTAACCCCCATGCCCATATACCTGGATGGAGAGTGGGCACAGCCAAGAACACAAGGTGGAAATCAGGTTGAAGACTGTCATTTTTTAAAGGCAAACTGGGCACtcatgtgttcccttttctcttctacCTTTAGGAAAGAACATGAGGTTCCCTTGGAAATCATTCAAGAGGAAGATGGAAGGGGCTGTTTAGAAGAGCTTAAAAGCTACAGGCTGTAAGACTTGGGCCTGAGTGCTGGCAGTGGAAAACACTGTTGGGCTGTGATCTCTCCCTGAAAAGTTCCAGGTGCCTTTTTGCTTCCTGCAAAAGAAAGGAAGCGAAAGAGAAGACCATGTCCATAGCCCTGAAGCAGGTATTCAACAAGGACAAGACCTTCCGGCCCAAGAGGAAATTTGAACCTGGCACACAGAGGTTTGAGCTGCACAAACGGGCTCAGGCATCCCTCAACTCGGGTGTGGACCTGAAGGCGGCTGTGCAGTTGCCCAGTGGGGAGGACCAGAATGACTGGGTGGCAGTACATGTGGTGGACTTCTTCAATCGGATCAACCTCATCTATGGCACCATCTGTGAGTTCTGCACCGAGCAGACCTGTCCTGTGATGTCAGGGGGCCCCAAATATGAGTATCGGTGGCAGGATGATCTCAAGTATAAGAAGCCAACAGCACTGCCAGCTCCCCAGTACATGAACCTTCTTATGGATTGGATTGAGGTTCAGATCAACAACGAGGAAATATTTCCAACATGCGTGGGTAAGTTCATTATTACCAGCTCTCAGTTTTTTTGTCACCCGCACAACCTTCACTATGAA
This window encodes:
- the MOB3B gene encoding MOB kinase activator 3B isoform X3 encodes the protein MSIALKQVFNKDKTFRPKRKFEPGTQRFELHKRAQASLNSGVDLKAAVQLPSGEDQNDWVAVHVVDFFNRINLIYGTICEFCTEQTCPVMSGGPKYEYRWQDDLKYKKPTALPAPQYMNLLMDWIEVQINNEEIFPTCVDYSSISNGNNPVIELLLPLQHRERNSAHRGKKRNLTEL
- the MOB3B gene encoding MOB kinase activator 3B isoform X1, giving the protein MSIALKQVFNKDKTFRPKRKFEPGTQRFELHKRAQASLNSGVDLKAAVQLPSGEDQNDWVAVHVVDFFNRINLIYGTICEFCTEQTCPVMSGGPKYEYRWQDDLKYKKPTALPAPQYMNLLMDWIEVQINNEEIFPTCVGVPFPKNFLQICKKILCRLFRVFVHVYIHHFDRVIVMGAEAHVNTCYKHFYYFVTEMNLIDRKELEPLPLKAHLPLPWDSFDNSITMPLIAPRHWKKPH
- the MOB3B gene encoding MOB kinase activator 3B isoform X2 codes for the protein MSIALKQVFNKDKTFRPKRKFEPGTQRFELHKRAQASLNSGVDLKAAVQLPSGEDQNDWVAVHVVDFFNRINLIYGTICEFCTEQTCPVMSGGPKYEYRWQDDLKYKKPTALPAPQYMNLLMDWIEVQINNEEIFPTCVGVPFPKNFLQICKKILCRLFRVFVHVYIHHFDRVIVMGAEAHVNTCYKHFYYFVTEMNLIDRKELEPLKEMTSRMCH